One Aethina tumida isolate Nest 87 chromosome 5, icAetTumi1.1, whole genome shotgun sequence genomic window carries:
- the LOC109600840 gene encoding cyclin-T2 isoform X1, giving the protein MESLFRDNIVWHGDKFIPDYVPDQNRWIFSVEDFQNTPSMRCGLSSKEESRQRNKASQLIRQICIHLNLSAFCISSAVTYMHRFYMMHPMTVFPWDEIAVTALFVATKCLECTRSARTLVYTSNSFRSRRVPIDGREFNSQVAQLIFNEDVMLQTFNFDLHINDVCSYIRLACLCLKGIPKAVARLAISIYSDIVCVSSVSVRFRASVLACACLSLAGATLNHALPVRSHRVSWYSFIDKYIDIQEIVECEEDINSIRECLKRHEGRNPEIYVIEKRKNSGKKYKRPNEGGILRSLLENRISYNRNALQDKTNVKPPSKQTKRKLDLNGDDDGGPRTKKGAPNYSEVSQDKCNVMNDLYVQDFDDNMEFRTVDIDRMFNNIELAFEEASGFMKKTKVNQENINQEHQGSVLDLNSNVDNLERDKSHYKKSTKTRAKSHKRK; this is encoded by the exons ATGGAGTCACTCTTCAGGGACAATATCGTTTGGCACGGtg ACAAATTTATCCCAGATTACGTCCCAGACCAAAACAGATGGATCTTCTCCGTAGAGGACTTCCAAAACACCCCGTCAATGAGATGTGGCCTCTCGAGTAAGGAAGAAAGCCGTCAAAGAAATAAGGCATCGCAACTGATCCGGCAGATATGCATACATCTAAATTTGAGCGCGTTTTGCATATCAAGTGCCGTAACTTATATGCATCGCTTTTATATGATGCATCCCATGACAGTTTTCCCATGGGATGAGATCGCGGTAACTGCCCTGTTTGTGGCCACGAAATGTTTAGAATGTACCCGTTCAGCAAGAACTCTGGTATATACGAGTAACAGCTTCAGATCTCGGAGGGTTCCGATAGACGGTAGGGAGTTTAATTCTCAGGTTGCACAGTTGATTTTCAATGAAGATGTTATGttacaaacttttaatttcgATTTGCACATTAATGACGTTTGTAGTTACATACGTTTGGCTTGTTTGTGTCTTAAAGGTATTCCAAAAGCTGTGGCTAGGCTGGCCATTAGTATATACTCAGATATTGTGTGTGTTAGTTCGGTCTCTGTGAGATTCAGGGCTTCTGTATTAGCTTGTGCTTGTTTGTCTTTGGCGGGAGCAACTTTAAACCATGCGTTGCCTGTACGCTCCCACAGGGTATCGTGGTATTCATTTATcgataaatatattgatatacaAGAAATTGTTGAATGTGAAGAAGATATTAATAGTATTAGGGAATGTTTAAAGAGACACGAAGGGAGAAATCCTGAGATTTACGTGATTGAGAAGAGGAAGAATTCCGGCAAGAAATATAAACGACCAAATGAGGGTGGAATTTTAAGAAGCCTTTTGGAAAATAGAATATCTTACAATAGAAATGCTTTACAAGACAAAACCAATGTAAAACCACCTTCGAAACAAACCAAAagaaaattggatttaaatggtGATGATGATGGAGGTCCTCGGACCAAAAAGGGCGCTCCAAATTACTCAGAGGTATCGCAGGATAAATGTAACGTTATGAATGACTTGTATGTTCAAGATTTTGATGACAATATGGAATTCAGAACTGTCGACATTGACAGAATGTTCAATAATATCGAACTAGCGTTTGAAGAAGCAAGTGGTTTTATGAAAAAGACTAAAGTAAATCAAGAGAACATCAATCAAGAACATCAAGGAAGTGTTTTggatttaaattcaaacgTAGATAATCTTGAAAGGGATAAAagtcattataaaaaaagtacaaagacTCGTGCCAAAAGTCACaaaaggaaataa
- the LOC109600840 gene encoding cyclin-T2 isoform X3 produces MGNVRWLFSKSQIRNTPTHICGYDEEKEAFIRRITAAVIHDTKEHLKLSTLTIATAMVYMHRFYMLHPMNLFCWHDVAAAAVLLATKTEDQARRAHSVLQVLNHVRRVPNLMPGDEQFVEQCTRATLTENVMLQTLGFNLWIEHPHMHIIRVCCTMRMPKYVAAASYYLATSCIEVTKMCLLYGPSFIACICINLACYWLNYQPPNLANGLPWYTLLEANMTTEELEKRTEEYKHILHNYKDFGKRRGYVKYKVLKFAATSPIDQENHVEQMTTTCLLEEPSIPNNLQPIYQLLLQADVITEVPSPLLAMRNYRNSIPNELNEVQEGATLANIPIKQADNINDSSQETIDTVLMALDQNQILTNLEVPQIDKNSFAQTEQIHQQYFSDFWT; encoded by the coding sequence ATGGGCAACGTGCGGTGGCTTTTTAGCAAGTCACAGATCAGAAACACGCCCACCCACATATGCGGTTACGACGAGGAAAAAGAGGCGTTCATCCGACGCATAACCGCCGCCGTAATCCATGACACGAAGGAGCATTTGAAACTCAGTACCCTGACGATCGCCACCGCAATGGTTTACATGCACCGCTTCTACATGCTCCATCCGATGAACCTTTTCTGTTGGCACGACGTCGCGGCCGCCGCCGTTCTGCTGGCCACGAAGACCGAAGACCAAGCGAGAAGGGCCCATTCCGTTCTCCAGGTCTTGAACCACGTGCGACGCGTCCCCAACCTGATGCCGGGTGATGAACAGTTTGTCGAGCAGTGCACACGGGCGACATTGACGGAGAATGTGATGTTGCAGACGTTGGGTTTCAATCTGTGGATCGAGCATCCCCATATGCATATCATCAGGGTCTGCTGCACGATGAGGATGCCTAAATATGTGGCGGCGGCTTCTTATTATTTGGCCACTTCTTGCATTGAAGTAACCAAGATGTGTTTGCTGTACGGGCCTTCGTTTATTGCTTGTATATGCATTAATTTGGCTTGTTACTGGCTGAATTATCAACCACCAAATCTAGCCAACGGTCTTCCATGGTACACACTTCTGGAAGCCAACATGACGACTGAGGAGTTAGAAAAAAGAACGGaagaatataaacatataCTTCACAACTATAAAGATTTTGGAAAACGGCGAGGTTATGTCAAGTAtaaggtattaaaatttgcggCAACCTCACCGATTGACCAAGAGAATCATGTGGAACAAATGACCACTACTTGTTTACTAGAAGAACCTTCAATTCCAAACAACTTGCAACCTATATATCAACTTCTCCTCCAAGCAGATGTCATAACAGAAGTGCCTTCTCCCTTGTTGGCGATGAGAAATTATCGTAATTCAATtccaaatgaattaaatgaagTACAAGAAGGTGCAACTCTGGCAAATATACCAATCAAACAAGCTGATAACATTAATGATTCATCGCAAGAAACGATCGATACTGTACTGATGGCTTTAGATCAGAATCAAATACTGACCAATTTGGAAGTACCTCAAATAGATAAGAATTCTTTTGCCCAGACAGAACAAatccatcaacaatatttttcggACTTTTGgacataa
- the LOC109600840 gene encoding cyclin-T2 isoform X2 produces the protein MESLFRDNIVWHDKFIPDYVPDQNRWIFSVEDFQNTPSMRCGLSSKEESRQRNKASQLIRQICIHLNLSAFCISSAVTYMHRFYMMHPMTVFPWDEIAVTALFVATKCLECTRSARTLVYTSNSFRSRRVPIDGREFNSQVAQLIFNEDVMLQTFNFDLHINDVCSYIRLACLCLKGIPKAVARLAISIYSDIVCVSSVSVRFRASVLACACLSLAGATLNHALPVRSHRVSWYSFIDKYIDIQEIVECEEDINSIRECLKRHEGRNPEIYVIEKRKNSGKKYKRPNEGGILRSLLENRISYNRNALQDKTNVKPPSKQTKRKLDLNGDDDGGPRTKKGAPNYSEVSQDKCNVMNDLYVQDFDDNMEFRTVDIDRMFNNIELAFEEASGFMKKTKVNQENINQEHQGSVLDLNSNVDNLERDKSHYKKSTKTRAKSHKRK, from the exons ATGGAGTCACTCTTCAGGGACAATATCGTTTGGCACG ACAAATTTATCCCAGATTACGTCCCAGACCAAAACAGATGGATCTTCTCCGTAGAGGACTTCCAAAACACCCCGTCAATGAGATGTGGCCTCTCGAGTAAGGAAGAAAGCCGTCAAAGAAATAAGGCATCGCAACTGATCCGGCAGATATGCATACATCTAAATTTGAGCGCGTTTTGCATATCAAGTGCCGTAACTTATATGCATCGCTTTTATATGATGCATCCCATGACAGTTTTCCCATGGGATGAGATCGCGGTAACTGCCCTGTTTGTGGCCACGAAATGTTTAGAATGTACCCGTTCAGCAAGAACTCTGGTATATACGAGTAACAGCTTCAGATCTCGGAGGGTTCCGATAGACGGTAGGGAGTTTAATTCTCAGGTTGCACAGTTGATTTTCAATGAAGATGTTATGttacaaacttttaatttcgATTTGCACATTAATGACGTTTGTAGTTACATACGTTTGGCTTGTTTGTGTCTTAAAGGTATTCCAAAAGCTGTGGCTAGGCTGGCCATTAGTATATACTCAGATATTGTGTGTGTTAGTTCGGTCTCTGTGAGATTCAGGGCTTCTGTATTAGCTTGTGCTTGTTTGTCTTTGGCGGGAGCAACTTTAAACCATGCGTTGCCTGTACGCTCCCACAGGGTATCGTGGTATTCATTTATcgataaatatattgatatacaAGAAATTGTTGAATGTGAAGAAGATATTAATAGTATTAGGGAATGTTTAAAGAGACACGAAGGGAGAAATCCTGAGATTTACGTGATTGAGAAGAGGAAGAATTCCGGCAAGAAATATAAACGACCAAATGAGGGTGGAATTTTAAGAAGCCTTTTGGAAAATAGAATATCTTACAATAGAAATGCTTTACAAGACAAAACCAATGTAAAACCACCTTCGAAACAAACCAAAagaaaattggatttaaatggtGATGATGATGGAGGTCCTCGGACCAAAAAGGGCGCTCCAAATTACTCAGAGGTATCGCAGGATAAATGTAACGTTATGAATGACTTGTATGTTCAAGATTTTGATGACAATATGGAATTCAGAACTGTCGACATTGACAGAATGTTCAATAATATCGAACTAGCGTTTGAAGAAGCAAGTGGTTTTATGAAAAAGACTAAAGTAAATCAAGAGAACATCAATCAAGAACATCAAGGAAGTGTTTTggatttaaattcaaacgTAGATAATCTTGAAAGGGATAAAagtcattataaaaaaagtacaaagacTCGTGCCAAAAGTCACaaaaggaaataa